TTTATCCACTGAGATTTTTTGTTATACAATTATTAATAAGATTATTTTCCACAGCAGATTTTATATTATAATTAAATTGCTAGCTGTGGATTAATTTGTTGATTACTTTGGAGGAACTTTTTTATGGATGCTGCTTCTTTATGGGAAAAGATTTTAAATGTATACAAGACTCATATAACAAAACAATTCTATGAGTCATTTTTTTCAAGTATTGAGCCTGTAACTGTCAGAAAAAACAAGCTTATTCTTTTAGCACCTAATTACTTTATTAAAGAAGTAATTGAAAACAATCATCTCAACAACCTACATAATATAGCGAAAGATATAAGCTCTACTTCATATGAAATTCAAATCATATTGGATTTAGAAGAAATTACAGATATGTATTCAGATTCTGACTCTGATAATGGCAAAGACATTCGCTCTTACAGTCTTAATCCAAAATATACATTTGATACCTTTGTTATAGGAAACAGCAATAGATTCGCTCATGCTGCCTGCGTTGCAGTAGCTGAATCTCCCGCTAAAGCCTACAATCCTCTCTTTATATATGGAGGAGTAGGACTAGGTAAAACTCACCTTATGCATGCTATAGGGCATTATATAGTGAGTAATAATAAGAATTCAAAAATTCTTTATTTATCATCTGAGACCTTTACTAATGAGCTAATAAACTCTATTAAGGACGATAAAAATGAAGCCTTTAGAAATAAATATAGAAATGTAGATGTTATTTTAGTAGATGATATCCAGTTCATAGCTGGTAAAGAGCGTACTCAGGAGGAATTTTTCCATACATTTAATGCTCTTCATGATGCAAATAAGCAAATTATAATTTCAAGTGATAGAACTCCAAAAGAGATTCCTACTCTTGAGGATAGGCTTAGATCTAGATTTGAGATGGGTCTTATCGCTGATATTCAGCCACCTGATTTTGAAACTAGAATAGCTATACTTAGAAAAAAAGCCCAAGTTGAAAATAGAGATATTCCTAATGAGGTAATGGTTCATATAGCTAAAAATATAAAATCAAACATAAGAGAATTAGAAGGAGCACTTGTTAGAGTAATAGCATATTCTGATCTTACTAAGGAAGAAATAACCTATGAGCTTGCTTGTGAAGCACTTAAGGATATTTTTCAATCCTCAGCAAATAATGAGCTTAATTCCTCAGCTATTAAAGAAAAGGTAGCTCAGATATTTTCTGTGAAAATGGAAGACTTCCAGTCTAAGAAAAGAACCAGAGCCATTGCATATCCTAGACAGATAGCTATGTACCTGTGTAGAGAGCTCACTGATATGTCTCTTCCTAAAATAGGAGAAGAATTTGGTGGAAGAGATCATACAACAGTAATTCACGCATGTGACAAGGTAGCTTCAGATATAGAAAAAGATGAAGATATAAAAAATAAAATCAATAGAATAATAACTGACCTGAAAAATTAGTTCCAAAAAGCTGATAAAGGAGTAATTTGTTTATTCAAGTTATTCCTTTCTTTATTGAAACTTATCCACAGGGTTATACATTTTTGTAGCTGCTTTTAATATTAAAGTGTATGTACTTATCCACAAATTAACACTCCCTATTACTATTACTACTATATTTTTTGTAATTAATTATATATATTTATAGGAGGCAAATCGTGAAAATAACAGTGAATCAAAACGAACTGCAAAGTGCAATAAACATGACATTAAAAGGAGTGTCTAATAAAAATACCATAGAGATATTAAAAGGTATTTTGTTTGAAACCTATGAAGGAAAGCTTATGCTTACTTCTAACAATCTTGAAATAGGAGTTCAGACAGTTATAGATGCTGATATTCAAAGAGAAGGAAAGGTAGTAATCGATGCAAAGATTATTTCTGATATAGTAAGAAAACTTCCTTCATCAGATGTTTGTTTAGATGTAGACGAGACTCATATAGTAAAAATAAGCTCAACTTCTTTAGAATTTAATATCAAAGGCTTTAGTGGGGAGGATTTTCCTATTCCTGTTTCTATAGAAGAAAACTACTATAAAGAGATTTCAAGTGATATTTTTAAAGAAATGGTTAGAAAAACTTCATTTGCTGTATCTCTAGACGAAACTAAGCCTCTTCTTATGGGAGAGCTGATTGAATTTAAAAATAACAGTATTAATATGGTTGCTATAGATGGATTTAGACTAGCTATAAAATATATAAAAGACGATAATTTTGTAACTGATTCAAAAATCATAGTACCAGGCAAAACTCTTGTGGATATAAGTCGTATGATTCCACCTAGTGTGGATAAAATAAAGCTGGGCTTTGATGAAAAGCATGCATCTTTTATAATAGGGGAAACAATTCTAACTACGAGATTGCTTGAAGGCGAATTTATAAATTATTCCCAAATAATTCCAAAGGAATTCAGCACTAAGCTTAAAATTCATACTAAAGATTTTCTTTATGCTCTAGATAGAGCTTGCCTAGTTGCTAAGAACAATCTTATAAAGATAGACATATCTGATGATAATTTAAAGATTTCTTCAAAAAACGATGAAATTGGAAATTTGGAAGAAAATATATTTATTGAGCTTGAAGGTAGTAATCTAGAGATAGCTTTTAATGCTAAATACTTTATGGATGCTTTAAAAACTATAGATGAAGAATATATAAGCTTGGAATTAAATACTAATGTAAGTCCGTGTATATTAAAGCCTTATGATGATGACAGCTATACCTATCTGCTTCTTCCTGTGAGAATCTAGTCCTAAAATTAGGCTAAAGCATATGAAAAATCCAGATTAATACCTGGATTTTTTTTATTGTTAATATACTTATAAGATTACTATAGTTGTGTTATAATATTAAGATGGCTTTAAAAGGAGGAATTGTAATGAAAGAGATTAAATTATACACTGAGTATATAAAGCTAGATCAATTTTTAAAGCTAGTTAATGAAGCTGCTAGTGGTGGAGAAGCTAAAGTAATGGTACTTGCCTCAGAAGTTAAATTAAACGGGGTAGTAGAAATTCAGCGTGGAAAAAAAATTAGGCCTGGAGATATAGTTAGTGTAGAAAATAGAAGCTATAAAGTTATATAAAAGAGGTCAATTATGCTTATTAACAACATCACTTTATCTAATTTTAGAAATTATTCCAAAGCGGAAGCAAATTTTTCCGAAAATCTCAATCTTATAATAGGTAAAAATGGACAAGGAAAAACTAATTTGATAGAAGCCATATATATGCTTTCTCTAGGAAGATCATTTAGAACTAACAAAGATAAAGAAATGATGATGTTCGATGCCCTAAATACCTACATAAGCTCTGAGATTACAGCTATGGGCAGAAATTATAAAATAGAGATTAAGCTAGGTAAGGATATAAAAAAAGCAGTTAAGATTAATTCTATTCCTATAGAAAAATTAACTGACCTGCTTGGAATAATTAATATAGTAATTTTTTCTCCTGAGGATTTAAAGCTTGTAAGAGAAGGACCAAAAGAAAGAAGAGGCTTTATGGATAGAGAAATATCCCAGCTTCGTCCAAATTACTATTCACTTATTCATAAGTATCAGAAGATTTTGGTTCAAAGAAACAATCTTCTCAAAAATACCAAGATAGATGAAAATTTGCTGGATGTATATGATGAGCAGCTAGCTATAGTATCTCAAAAGATAATGGCTTATAGGAAAGAATTTATAGATAATATTACGCCTATAGCAAGTGCAAATCATTATAGAATTTCCTCAGGTAAAGAAAAATTAAATATAAAGTATTTACCTAATATAACTGCAAGTAGTGAAATAGAATTTGACAGTTCATATATTTTCAATAAATTTAAAACAAGCAGAGCTGAAGATATCAGAAGAAGAACTACTACGTCAGGACCCCATAAGGATGATATAGGGATATATTTAGGCGATATGGATCTTAGAAGCTTTGGTTCTCAAGGTCAAAAAAGAAGCGCTGCCATATCTTTAAAGCTTTCTGAGATTCAGCTGATTTTCGAAGAAAAAAATGAATATCCTGTGGTACTTCTCGATGATATATTTAGTGAACTTGATATATCACGTCAAAAAATGCTTATAGATAGCTTAAGTGAGATTCAAACTTTTGTAACTACAACTGAAGCTATTGATTTTAATAAAGAAGTAAAAACCTATCTCATTGAAAATGCGAAGGTAAGTTTGCTTTAGGAGGTTAGTATGGAAACAAATGAAAACAAAGTAAATCACGCCTATGGTGCCGAGCAGATACAGGTACTTGAAGGTCTGGATCCTGTAAGAAAGAGACCTGGTATGTACATAGGCTCGACTGGTTCAAGAGGGCTACATCACTTGGTTTATGAAGTAGTAGACAATGCTATTGATGAGGCTCTTGCAGGTCACTGTGACAAGATATACGTATCTATTGACCCTGATAATGGTATTACAGTTAAGGATAACGGAAGAGGTATACCAGTAGAAATCCATCCTAAGACTGGAAAAAGTACGGTAGAAACTGTACTTACAGTACTTCATGCTGGAGGAAAATTCGGTGCTGGAGGCTATAAGGTATCAGGAGGACTTCACGGAGTTGGGGTATCTGTTGTAAATGCTCTATCTAAAGAGCTTATTGTAGAAGTAAAAATAAATGGAAAAATATACAGACAAGAATTTGCTTATGGAGTTCCTCAGACAGAGCTTGAGATAGTAGGAGAGACTACTGAAAGAGGTACCTGTGTTAGATTCATGCCTGATGATGCAGTATTTGAAGAGACTCAATATAAATACGACACCTTAGAGCATAGACTTCGTGAGCTTGCATTTTTAAATAAAGGCATCCATATAACATTGGAAGATAAAAGAGAAGACCTTCAAAAAGTGAAGGAATTTCATTATACAGGTGGATTAGTTGAGTTTGTAAGATATATAAATAAAAATAAGTCACCTATTCACGATGATGTAATTTATTTTGAAAAAAAGCAAGGCGATTATACTGTTGAAATTGCAATGCAGTACACTGATGCATATGTAGAGAATGTATATTCTTTTGCTAATAATATAAATACTCATGAAGGTGGTATGCACCTTACAGGCTTTAAGACTGCTCTTACTCGTGTAATTAATGACTATGCAAAAAAGAGCAATTTCTTAAAATCTAAAGAAGATAACCTTATGGGTGAGGATATAAGAGAAGGCCTTACTGCTGTAGTTTCAATCAAACTACCTGATCCTCAATATGAAGGACAGACTAAGACAAAGCTTGGTAATCCTCAAGCTAGATCTGCAGTAGAGACTATTTCAGGAGATAATATTACGATATTTTTGGATGAAAATCCAGCTAGTGCTCGTATTATCGTAGACAAAGCTCTTCGTGCTCAAAGAGCAAGGGAAGCAGCTAAAAAAGCTAGAGAGCTTACTAGAAGAAAAAGTGTGCTAGAAAGTACATCTCTTCCTGGAAAGCTAGCTGACTGTGCAGAAAAAGACCCTGTAAAATCTGAGATATATCTAGTAGAGGGAGACTCTGCGGGAGGCTCTGCAAAGCAGGGAAGAGACAGAAAAACTCAAGCTATACTTCCTCTTAGAGGTAAGATACTAAATGTTGAGAAATCAAGATTAGATAGAATCCTTAGCTCAGATGAAATACGTAACATGATTACAGCTTTTGGCTGTGGTATAAGCAATGAGTTTGATGAAGAGAAGCTTAGATATCACAAAATAGTTATAATGACGGATGCCGACGTAGATGGTGCTCACATTAGAACTCTTATTCTTACTTTCTTCTTCAGATATATGAGACCTCTTATAGAAAAAGGCTATGTATATATAGCTCAACCACCTTTGTTTAGAATAAAAAAAGGAAGAAGAGAAGAATATGTATATAGTGACAAGGAATTAAATGAAAGACTTGAGGAAATTGGAAGAAGTAATCAAGTAGAGCTTCAAAGATACAAAGGTCTTGGAGAGATGAACGCGGAGCAGCTTTGGGATACTACTATGAATCCTGCTACACGAACTCTTCTTAGAGTTACTATAGAGGATGCATCTATGGCAGATGATATATTTAGCATGCTTATGGGAGATAAAGTTGAGCCTAGAAGAAACTTTATCCAAGAAAATGCTAAATATGTTAAGAATCTAGATGTATAGGAGGATAGACGATGAGTGAAGAAAAAAATGAAATGATAGATAAAATTGTAGATATTGAAATAGAAGACGAGATGCGAAAATCCTACATAGATTATGCTATGAGCGTAATAGTAGGAAGAGCTCTTCCAGATGTTAGAGATGGTCTAAAGCCTGTTCATAGAAGAATACTTTTTGCTATGAATGATTTAGGTCTTGTTCCAGAAAAATCCTATAGAAAGTCAGCTACTGTTGTCGGAGATGTACTAGGTAAGTACCACCCTCACGGTGATACTGCTGTTTATGATGCAATGGTAAAGCTAGCTCAAGATTTTTCAACTAGATACCCTCTTGTAAATGGACACGGTAACTTTGGTTCTATAGATGGAGACTCAGCAGCAGCAATGCGTTATACTGAGGCAAAAATGCAAAAGCTTACTTTAGAGCTATTAAAAGACATAGATAAAGAAACAGTGGATTTTACTCTTAACTACGATGAGAGATTGAAAGAGCCATCAGTGCTTCCTGCTAGATACCCAAATCTACTTGTAAATGGTTCAAATGGTATAGCAGTTGGTATGGCTACATCTATTCCTCCTCACAATCTTAGAGAGGTAATAGATGCAGTAGTAGAGCTAATTGACAATGAAGAAGCAACTGTTGAAGACATGATGAAGCATATTAAAGGGCCAGACTTCCCAACAGGAGCAACTATTATGGGCAAAGGCTCAATAAGAGATGCTTATATGACTGGAAGAGGTAAGGTAACAGTTAGATCAAAAGCCGATATAGAAGAACTTCCTAACGGCAAAAGTCAAATAATAGTAACTGAAATTCCGTACCAAGTAAATAAAGCTAGAATGATTGAAAAAATAGCTGATTTAGTTAAAGATAAGCGCATAGAAGGCATAACTGATTTAAGAGATGAAAGTAATAGAGATGGAATAAGAATAGTAATAGAGGTAAGACGTGATGTAAATCCTAATATTGTTTTAAACAATCTATACAAACATTCTCAGCTTCAAGATGTGTTTTCTATTATCATGCTATCACTTGTAAATGGCGAGCCTAAGGTACTAAAT
This is a stretch of genomic DNA from Acetoanaerobium sticklandii. It encodes these proteins:
- the dnaA gene encoding chromosomal replication initiator protein DnaA, with product MDAASLWEKILNVYKTHITKQFYESFFSSIEPVTVRKNKLILLAPNYFIKEVIENNHLNNLHNIAKDISSTSYEIQIILDLEEITDMYSDSDSDNGKDIRSYSLNPKYTFDTFVIGNSNRFAHAACVAVAESPAKAYNPLFIYGGVGLGKTHLMHAIGHYIVSNNKNSKILYLSSETFTNELINSIKDDKNEAFRNKYRNVDVILVDDIQFIAGKERTQEEFFHTFNALHDANKQIIISSDRTPKEIPTLEDRLRSRFEMGLIADIQPPDFETRIAILRKKAQVENRDIPNEVMVHIAKNIKSNIRELEGALVRVIAYSDLTKEEITYELACEALKDIFQSSANNELNSSAIKEKVAQIFSVKMEDFQSKKRTRAIAYPRQIAMYLCRELTDMSLPKIGEEFGGRDHTTVIHACDKVASDIEKDEDIKNKINRIITDLKN
- the dnaN gene encoding DNA polymerase III subunit beta, producing the protein MKITVNQNELQSAINMTLKGVSNKNTIEILKGILFETYEGKLMLTSNNLEIGVQTVIDADIQREGKVVIDAKIISDIVRKLPSSDVCLDVDETHIVKISSTSLEFNIKGFSGEDFPIPVSIEENYYKEISSDIFKEMVRKTSFAVSLDETKPLLMGELIEFKNNSINMVAIDGFRLAIKYIKDDNFVTDSKIIVPGKTLVDISRMIPPSVDKIKLGFDEKHASFIIGETILTTRLLEGEFINYSQIIPKEFSTKLKIHTKDFLYALDRACLVAKNNLIKIDISDDNLKISSKNDEIGNLEENIFIELEGSNLEIAFNAKYFMDALKTIDEEYISLELNTNVSPCILKPYDDDSYTYLLLPVRI
- a CDS encoding RNA-binding S4 domain-containing protein translates to MKEIKLYTEYIKLDQFLKLVNEAASGGEAKVMVLASEVKLNGVVEIQRGKKIRPGDIVSVENRSYKVI
- the recF gene encoding DNA replication/repair protein RecF (All proteins in this family for which functions are known are DNA-binding proteins that assist the filamentation of RecA onto DNA for the initiation of recombination or recombinational repair.), translated to MLINNITLSNFRNYSKAEANFSENLNLIIGKNGQGKTNLIEAIYMLSLGRSFRTNKDKEMMMFDALNTYISSEITAMGRNYKIEIKLGKDIKKAVKINSIPIEKLTDLLGIINIVIFSPEDLKLVREGPKERRGFMDREISQLRPNYYSLIHKYQKILVQRNNLLKNTKIDENLLDVYDEQLAIVSQKIMAYRKEFIDNITPIASANHYRISSGKEKLNIKYLPNITASSEIEFDSSYIFNKFKTSRAEDIRRRTTTSGPHKDDIGIYLGDMDLRSFGSQGQKRSAAISLKLSEIQLIFEEKNEYPVVLLDDIFSELDISRQKMLIDSLSEIQTFVTTTEAIDFNKEVKTYLIENAKVSLL
- the gyrB gene encoding DNA topoisomerase (ATP-hydrolyzing) subunit B; its protein translation is METNENKVNHAYGAEQIQVLEGLDPVRKRPGMYIGSTGSRGLHHLVYEVVDNAIDEALAGHCDKIYVSIDPDNGITVKDNGRGIPVEIHPKTGKSTVETVLTVLHAGGKFGAGGYKVSGGLHGVGVSVVNALSKELIVEVKINGKIYRQEFAYGVPQTELEIVGETTERGTCVRFMPDDAVFEETQYKYDTLEHRLRELAFLNKGIHITLEDKREDLQKVKEFHYTGGLVEFVRYINKNKSPIHDDVIYFEKKQGDYTVEIAMQYTDAYVENVYSFANNINTHEGGMHLTGFKTALTRVINDYAKKSNFLKSKEDNLMGEDIREGLTAVVSIKLPDPQYEGQTKTKLGNPQARSAVETISGDNITIFLDENPASARIIVDKALRAQRAREAAKKARELTRRKSVLESTSLPGKLADCAEKDPVKSEIYLVEGDSAGGSAKQGRDRKTQAILPLRGKILNVEKSRLDRILSSDEIRNMITAFGCGISNEFDEEKLRYHKIVIMTDADVDGAHIRTLILTFFFRYMRPLIEKGYVYIAQPPLFRIKKGRREEYVYSDKELNERLEEIGRSNQVELQRYKGLGEMNAEQLWDTTMNPATRTLLRVTIEDASMADDIFSMLMGDKVEPRRNFIQENAKYVKNLDV